One window from the genome of Leucobacter aridicollis encodes:
- a CDS encoding thiamine pyrophosphate-binding protein: protein MSHIHTRSSTPVSLAAATAQALARHAGQSFGLMGNGNAHLIDNLTQAGVSYTAVRHEAATVAAADAYTRVSGKLAIATTTYGAGFTNTLTALAEAAQARTPMLVVVGDAPSSGPRPWDVDEEMLSAAVGVRLFTLGVAGVDETVDRATRYALRMRRPVVLGLPYDLVGASVVQPDPGPGAGSGAIASSDTAGAFGAPAAHSTLPTEIDLSDPAVLAELSVSVAATDPQPAAPTAPAPTAMMPGAIVSTSTVPAPHRIEAAAEALLGAKRPLIIAGHGAHLAGAAAELGSLAAKLGALTATTALARGIFPETTFDLGVAGGFGQPEAMAVLQQADVALVVGAGLNQFTMRFGELFGEGTTVLRIDTEQVSGPKTVHPITHHLLQGGAVETLRAIQAALADTPRMTGWRDTVSGLEPGGTLRSRPTGESEFCADGLLDPRGVAARIGELLPEDRHVTSDGGHFIGWANMYWHVASPERMIMVGTAYQTIGLGFCTVPGVAAAAPDSTVVLTTGDGGGLMALADLETAIRTARSQVIVVWNDSAYSAEVHLYGEMGLDKAPMLIPTVNFAGVASALGATGVVVESLADLEALSAWTAAGAEGTIVLDCRVSGSVVADYQREVQRVNGLDVPAE, encoded by the coding sequence ATGTCTCACATTCACACCCGTTCGTCGACCCCTGTTTCGCTCGCCGCAGCCACCGCTCAGGCACTCGCTCGGCACGCCGGTCAGAGTTTTGGCCTCATGGGCAACGGCAACGCCCACCTCATTGACAATCTCACCCAGGCTGGCGTGAGCTATACAGCGGTCAGACACGAAGCGGCAACCGTTGCCGCCGCCGACGCATACACGCGCGTGAGCGGCAAGCTTGCGATCGCGACCACCACGTATGGCGCAGGTTTCACCAACACGTTGACGGCCCTCGCCGAGGCAGCACAGGCGCGCACGCCCATGCTGGTCGTCGTCGGCGATGCGCCGTCAAGCGGGCCGCGCCCGTGGGACGTTGACGAGGAGATGCTGAGCGCCGCCGTCGGCGTGCGCCTGTTCACACTCGGAGTCGCCGGGGTCGACGAGACGGTCGACAGGGCCACCCGCTACGCGCTTCGCATGCGACGCCCCGTAGTGCTCGGACTCCCCTACGACCTCGTGGGCGCCTCGGTCGTTCAGCCGGACCCCGGCCCGGGCGCGGGATCGGGCGCAATCGCCTCAAGCGACACCGCTGGCGCCTTCGGCGCGCCCGCCGCCCATTCCACCCTTCCTACGGAAATCGATCTGAGCGACCCAGCGGTGCTCGCGGAACTCTCGGTCTCGGTTGCCGCCACCGATCCTCAACCCGCGGCGCCCACCGCACCTGCACCGACCGCGATGATGCCGGGCGCAATTGTCTCAACCTCAACGGTCCCGGCACCCCACCGCATCGAGGCCGCCGCCGAGGCGCTGCTCGGCGCGAAACGACCGCTCATCATTGCTGGCCATGGCGCGCACCTCGCAGGCGCCGCCGCCGAACTCGGATCGCTCGCAGCCAAGCTCGGCGCACTCACCGCAACAACAGCCCTCGCGCGAGGGATCTTCCCCGAGACCACGTTCGACCTCGGCGTCGCGGGCGGGTTCGGGCAGCCCGAGGCGATGGCCGTTCTGCAGCAGGCCGATGTCGCACTTGTCGTCGGAGCTGGCCTCAACCAGTTCACCATGCGGTTTGGCGAGCTGTTCGGGGAGGGCACCACGGTGCTCCGGATCGACACTGAACAGGTGAGCGGCCCAAAGACGGTCCACCCCATCACGCACCACTTACTGCAGGGCGGCGCCGTCGAGACGCTGCGCGCGATCCAGGCCGCGCTCGCCGACACACCTCGAATGACAGGCTGGCGCGACACGGTCTCTGGTCTTGAACCCGGCGGTACGCTGCGGTCGAGGCCCACTGGCGAGAGCGAGTTCTGCGCCGACGGCCTCCTCGATCCGCGGGGCGTCGCCGCCAGAATCGGCGAGCTACTCCCCGAAGACCGCCACGTCACGAGCGACGGCGGTCACTTCATCGGCTGGGCAAACATGTACTGGCACGTCGCGTCCCCTGAGCGCATGATCATGGTCGGCACCGCCTACCAGACAATCGGGCTCGGGTTCTGCACGGTACCCGGGGTGGCCGCAGCCGCGCCAGACTCGACAGTGGTTCTCACCACGGGTGATGGTGGCGGGCTGATGGCACTGGCCGACCTCGAGACCGCAATTCGAACGGCACGAAGCCAGGTCATCGTCGTGTGGAATGACAGCGCGTATAGCGCTGAAGTACACCTGTACGGAGAGATGGGGCTCGACAAGGCGCCGATGCTCATTCCGACTGTGAACTTTGCGGGCGTCGCGTCGGCGCTCGGAGCGACCGGAGTTGTCGTCGAATCGCTTGCTGACCTCGAGGCACTCAGTGCGTGGACAGCGGCGGGCGCGGAGGGCACCATTGTGCTGGATTGCCGGGTGTCCGGCTCGGTTGTCGCCGACTACCAGCGCGAGGTGCAGCGAGTGAACGGGCTCGACGTCCCAGCCGAGTAG
- a CDS encoding IclR family transcriptional regulator produces MAPNTPAGSQAQTAGSQTLARGLRALEILAEAGSPISIARLSEELGVHRSNTYRLLRTLEDHRFAIRDDAGLIRLGPRIAALAHGVAPHLNTAAAPVLTELAHDLGMTAFLTVLDAGDIVTLASVEPGNVDASIARNPGVRHPWDRGAPGHAIESTLSPAEREAALGGAETSPAALEARALGYALSESEVIDGVTSIAVPLRIPGEPPAAIAIVHFRLPESVDAVAQRLHRAAREVLASYR; encoded by the coding sequence TTGGCCCCCAATACTCCCGCAGGTTCGCAGGCCCAGACCGCGGGGTCACAGACACTCGCGCGCGGTCTGCGGGCACTGGAGATACTGGCAGAGGCGGGATCCCCAATCTCAATCGCTCGCCTCTCCGAAGAACTCGGCGTGCACCGCTCGAACACCTACAGGCTCCTCCGCACGTTGGAAGACCACAGATTCGCGATTCGCGACGACGCTGGGCTTATCCGTCTCGGCCCACGTATTGCTGCGCTTGCACACGGCGTCGCGCCGCACCTGAACACCGCAGCAGCCCCAGTCCTTACTGAGCTCGCACACGACCTCGGCATGACCGCTTTCCTCACCGTGCTCGACGCCGGCGACATCGTCACCCTCGCATCGGTCGAACCCGGAAACGTCGACGCGAGCATCGCACGAAACCCTGGCGTCCGCCACCCATGGGACCGCGGCGCCCCAGGCCACGCAATCGAATCGACACTCTCCCCTGCCGAACGCGAGGCGGCTCTCGGCGGTGCCGAGACCAGCCCGGCCGCGCTCGAGGCACGGGCGCTCGGGTACGCACTCAGCGAGAGCGAGGTCATCGACGGGGTCACCTCGATCGCCGTTCCGCTGCGCATACCCGGCGAGCCACCCGCCGCAATCGCGATTGTCCATTTCCGACTGCCAGAATCGGTCGACGCTGTCGCCCAACGCCTGCACCGCGCCGCACGCGAGGTGCTTGCAAGCTACCGCTGA
- a CDS encoding FAD-dependent monooxygenase — translation MQFHHHGYVSTDPRVLPAAGVGLDRPDELPDEVDVLIVGSGPAGIVAAAQLAQFPNVVTRIVERRDSRLVLGQADGIQARSVETFQAFGFARRIIDEAYQITETNFWTPDPENPKHIVRSSVTDDDPAGISEFPHLIVNQARVIDYFAEYARRAPARGEVDYGYEFEGLEVGAGEYPVAVTLREVTGQSGAGINAEESADAVRGKTRIVRAKYVIGADGASSRVRRSIGGSLSGSTSMHAWGVMDVLAVTDFPDIRKKCIIHSEAGSILHIPREGNHLCRIYVDLGEVAEGDDRKVRDTPLEEIIARANAILSPYTIDVRDVPWHSVYEVGHRLTDRFDDAETSPDGKGRVFLMGDACHTHSAKAGQGMNVSMQDGWNLGWKLGYVLDGRSPESLLATYSEERRVTAKNLIDFDREWSTLMAKKPEEFDSPSQLEEFYVQTAEFPAGFMTEYTESMLTGGASHQALASGFPIGKRFKSVMTTRVADAVPVHLGHHHRADGRYRVYAFADRSGEQLERWAEWQLENDASPIKRFTPAGADLDAVFDVKAVMQQPHREVRIEELSKLFLPASGPLGMTDYEKIYAANPGEDIFDLRGVSRDGAVVVVRPDQYVAAVLPLDAPEALAEFLSTAFLDRR, via the coding sequence ATGCAGTTCCACCATCATGGCTATGTTTCCACGGATCCGCGCGTGCTGCCAGCCGCAGGCGTCGGGCTCGACCGCCCGGATGAGCTCCCAGATGAGGTAGACGTGCTCATTGTGGGCTCCGGCCCGGCTGGGATCGTCGCAGCCGCGCAGCTTGCGCAGTTCCCAAACGTCGTGACTCGCATCGTTGAGCGCCGTGACTCGCGTCTCGTGCTCGGTCAGGCCGACGGCATTCAGGCCCGGAGTGTCGAGACCTTTCAGGCCTTTGGTTTCGCTAGAAGGATCATCGATGAGGCCTACCAGATCACTGAGACGAACTTCTGGACGCCGGATCCTGAGAACCCCAAGCACATCGTCCGCAGTTCGGTCACTGATGACGACCCTGCGGGCATCAGCGAGTTTCCGCACCTCATTGTGAACCAGGCCCGAGTGATCGACTACTTCGCCGAGTATGCGCGCCGGGCCCCTGCGCGCGGCGAGGTCGACTATGGCTATGAGTTCGAAGGACTCGAAGTCGGGGCGGGGGAGTATCCGGTCGCAGTCACGCTTCGGGAGGTCACTGGCCAGAGCGGCGCGGGCATCAACGCCGAGGAGTCGGCCGACGCCGTTCGCGGCAAGACCCGCATCGTGCGCGCGAAGTATGTGATCGGTGCCGACGGGGCGAGCTCGCGCGTGCGGCGCTCGATCGGGGGATCGCTTTCAGGATCGACATCGATGCACGCCTGGGGCGTCATGGACGTGCTGGCGGTGACTGACTTCCCTGACATTCGCAAGAAGTGCATCATTCACTCCGAGGCGGGAAGCATTCTGCACATTCCGCGCGAGGGAAACCACCTGTGCCGGATCTACGTTGACCTCGGAGAGGTCGCGGAGGGGGATGATCGCAAGGTTCGCGATACGCCGCTCGAGGAGATCATTGCACGAGCGAATGCGATCCTCAGTCCGTACACGATTGACGTGCGTGACGTTCCCTGGCACAGCGTGTACGAAGTGGGCCACCGTCTTACTGACCGCTTTGACGACGCGGAAACCTCGCCCGATGGCAAGGGGCGCGTGTTTCTTATGGGAGACGCCTGCCACACGCACAGCGCGAAGGCTGGCCAGGGGATGAACGTCTCGATGCAGGACGGCTGGAACCTGGGGTGGAAGCTCGGCTACGTTCTTGACGGGCGCAGCCCAGAGTCACTGCTTGCGACCTACTCCGAGGAACGTCGCGTCACCGCCAAGAACCTCATCGACTTTGACCGCGAATGGTCGACGCTGATGGCGAAGAAGCCCGAGGAGTTCGACTCACCCTCGCAGCTTGAGGAATTCTACGTGCAGACGGCCGAGTTCCCGGCGGGCTTCATGACCGAGTACACCGAGTCGATGCTCACTGGCGGTGCGTCTCACCAGGCGCTCGCCTCCGGCTTCCCGATCGGCAAGCGGTTCAAGTCGGTGATGACGACGCGGGTTGCTGACGCGGTGCCGGTGCACCTTGGTCACCATCACCGGGCCGACGGCCGCTACCGTGTGTATGCGTTCGCCGATCGCTCGGGTGAACAGCTCGAGCGCTGGGCTGAATGGCAGCTCGAGAACGATGCCTCGCCGATCAAGCGATTTACCCCCGCGGGCGCAGACCTCGACGCTGTCTTCGATGTGAAGGCGGTGATGCAGCAGCCGCATCGCGAGGTGCGGATCGAGGAGCTCTCGAAGCTCTTCCTTCCGGCGTCGGGCCCGCTCGGCATGACTGACTACGAGAAGATCTACGCGGCGAACCCGGGTGAGGACATCTTTGATCTGCGCGGCGTGAGCCGTGATGGCGCGGTAGTCGTTGTGCGCCCGGATCAGTACGTCGCAGCGGTGCTTCCGCTTGACGCGCCTGAGGCGCTCGCGGAGTTCCTGTCGACGGCCTTCCTCGACCGCCGCTGA
- a CDS encoding Lrp/AsnC family transcriptional regulator has protein sequence MHVLDATDRRILTVLDADPRATVQAIAYRLGLARGTVHTRLDKLQTSGALRANSLRLDPPALGWPLRARITAEANQEELEGMIADLELIPEITECFAVSGPSDLAIEIVARDADDVYRVTQEIMKCRGVIRTSTAIMLRGLIARRQHQLL, from the coding sequence ATGCATGTCCTTGACGCCACCGACCGCCGGATCCTCACGGTCCTCGACGCCGACCCGCGGGCCACAGTGCAGGCCATCGCGTACCGGCTCGGGCTCGCGCGCGGCACGGTGCACACCCGCCTCGACAAGCTCCAGACCTCCGGCGCCCTCCGAGCGAACTCGCTCAGGCTCGACCCGCCGGCGCTCGGTTGGCCACTTCGAGCGCGCATTACGGCTGAGGCGAATCAGGAAGAGCTCGAGGGCATGATCGCAGACCTCGAGCTCATTCCCGAGATCACCGAGTGCTTCGCCGTCTCGGGGCCGAGCGATCTCGCAATTGAGATCGTCGCGCGCGACGCCGACGACGTCTACCGCGTGACGCAGGAGATCATGAAGTGCCGCGGCGTGATCCGCACGTCAACAGCGATCATGCTCCGTGGGCTCATCGCACGCAGGCAGCACCAGCTGCTCTAG
- a CDS encoding Glu/Leu/Phe/Val dehydrogenase dimerization domain-containing protein → MTSASTLTVPPLTDESAATVFPFLDHEKVNISTGARSGLTIIVAVHSTKLGPALGGCRVWSYSGWGEALADALRLSRGMTSKNALAGLKLGGGKSVIVLEPGQQLTGELRRNAFLDLGDAVEALGGAYLTAEDVGTTAADMAVVSELTEHAVGLPADKGGLGDPGAYTARGVYSALRETLRRTHGSTDPKGRKITIVGLGHVGSALAERLAAEGAVLTLSDINEAKRELASGLGADWVAPADAHRVPADVFMPAGVGGMLSPQVIDELEVAAAVGPANNQLAQSDGAEQLAARGILYAPDYLVNAGGVLYLGAEGDTIDERIARIDAIGDTLSRVFDEAEARGITTVVAADNLVNELLGK, encoded by the coding sequence ATGACTAGTGCTTCTACCCTGACCGTGCCGCCCCTCACCGACGAGAGTGCGGCAACGGTGTTCCCGTTCCTTGACCACGAGAAGGTCAACATCTCGACAGGTGCCCGGTCGGGGCTCACGATTATCGTCGCCGTGCACAGCACGAAGCTCGGCCCTGCGCTCGGCGGCTGCCGCGTGTGGAGCTACAGCGGCTGGGGCGAGGCCCTCGCGGACGCGCTGCGGCTGTCACGCGGCATGACCTCGAAGAACGCGCTCGCTGGGCTCAAGCTCGGTGGCGGCAAGTCTGTGATCGTGCTCGAGCCAGGCCAGCAGCTCACCGGCGAACTGCGCCGCAACGCGTTCCTTGACCTCGGTGACGCCGTCGAGGCGCTCGGGGGTGCCTATCTGACGGCCGAGGACGTTGGCACGACTGCGGCCGACATGGCCGTCGTGTCTGAGCTCACCGAGCACGCGGTCGGGCTCCCTGCTGACAAGGGCGGCCTGGGCGATCCCGGCGCCTACACGGCCCGCGGCGTGTACTCCGCGCTCCGCGAGACGCTTCGCCGCACGCACGGCAGCACTGACCCGAAGGGGCGCAAGATCACCATCGTGGGCCTCGGCCACGTCGGGTCGGCGCTCGCCGAGCGCCTCGCCGCCGAGGGCGCGGTGCTCACACTTTCAGACATCAACGAGGCAAAGAGGGAGCTCGCCTCGGGGCTCGGAGCCGACTGGGTCGCGCCAGCGGACGCCCACCGCGTTCCCGCTGACGTGTTCATGCCCGCCGGTGTCGGCGGGATGCTCTCGCCGCAGGTGATTGATGAGCTCGAGGTTGCCGCGGCCGTCGGCCCCGCGAACAACCAGCTCGCTCAGTCTGACGGTGCCGAGCAGCTCGCTGCACGCGGCATCCTCTACGCCCCTGACTACCTCGTGAACGCTGGCGGCGTCCTGTACCTCGGCGCCGAGGGCGACACGATCGACGAGCGCATTGCGCGCATCGACGCGATCGGTGACACGCTCTCGCGAGTGTTCGACGAGGCAGAAGCTCGCGGCATCACCACAGTGGTTGCCGCAGATAACCTCGTGAACGAGCTGCTCGGCAAGTAG
- a CDS encoding serine hydrolase, with translation MSTHNIDEDTLTARINEVAEEAGVFAFAHARDIDTGVEVGFNSDAPTVTASVFKVPVLVEYVRQVAAGELDPATRIRVSPAEATLGPTGLSVFSDDADWSLRDIATSMITVSDNAATDIVTGLVTVDRVNATMRELGLPGTQLTGDCALIFEEIARDLAAAGIGTIDGMASVDYETAATFTAATPEKTNRTTPREAASLLQQIWTDAAAPAEACAEARRILGLQVWPHRLSSGFPRDDVKISGKTGTIGMVRNEIGVVEFPGGKRHAIAVFLRGKTLQSRNPAADRAIGDIARLLSDALG, from the coding sequence ATGAGCACGCACAATATCGATGAAGATACACTCACCGCACGCATCAATGAGGTCGCCGAAGAGGCAGGGGTGTTCGCTTTCGCGCACGCTCGCGACATCGACACCGGCGTCGAAGTTGGGTTCAACTCAGACGCGCCGACAGTGACTGCGTCCGTGTTTAAGGTTCCGGTGCTTGTCGAGTATGTGCGTCAGGTTGCTGCGGGGGAGCTCGATCCTGCGACGCGCATCCGCGTCTCGCCAGCAGAGGCGACACTCGGACCGACAGGGCTGAGCGTATTCTCGGACGACGCCGACTGGTCGCTGCGCGACATCGCAACTTCGATGATCACCGTCAGTGACAACGCGGCAACAGATATCGTCACGGGACTGGTGACAGTGGATCGCGTCAACGCGACGATGCGCGAGCTCGGGCTGCCGGGTACACAGCTAACCGGCGATTGCGCTTTGATCTTTGAAGAGATCGCGAGAGATCTCGCAGCGGCGGGTATTGGCACGATCGACGGCATGGCAAGCGTCGACTACGAGACCGCTGCGACGTTTACCGCTGCGACGCCCGAAAAGACGAACCGCACAACGCCCCGCGAGGCTGCGTCGCTGCTGCAGCAGATCTGGACTGACGCAGCTGCGCCCGCGGAGGCGTGTGCTGAGGCGCGTCGAATCCTCGGTTTGCAGGTGTGGCCGCACCGGTTGAGCTCCGGGTTCCCGCGCGACGACGTCAAGATCTCGGGCAAGACAGGCACCATCGGCATGGTGCGCAATGAGATCGGCGTCGTCGAGTTCCCGGGCGGCAAGCGTCACGCGATCGCAGTTTTCCTCCGCGGAAAGACCCTGCAGTCACGAAACCCCGCGGCTGACCGAGCGATCGGCGATATCGCGCGCCTGCTCTCCGACGCGCTGGGGTAG
- a CDS encoding M55 family metallopeptidase — MRVYISIDMEGVAGIATMDQVVRGGHGYPRAQQLMTGEANAAIEGAFAGGATEVTINDSHGTMDNLIHEDLDQRARVVFGSPKVDCMAEGIDKDHDVALFIGYHAAAGGPGVIAHTYSSLFNEVRVNGKPVSEADVNALQAAAVGVPVALLTGDDVICADISTSLPGIETVTVKEAHGYNAADSVSPTESRRLIHDAAKRAVEGASSLKLAPVPEVIEVEIDMPNIPSAELAQMIPTAERTAIRTIKLSAQSPREAVNFITACYQFAAASLRGMLPLINR; from the coding sequence ATGCGCGTATACATTTCAATCGATATGGAGGGTGTCGCAGGCATCGCCACAATGGACCAGGTGGTCCGAGGCGGTCACGGCTACCCACGCGCGCAGCAGCTCATGACTGGTGAGGCGAACGCAGCAATCGAGGGGGCGTTCGCGGGCGGTGCGACGGAGGTCACAATCAACGACAGCCACGGCACCATGGATAACCTCATTCATGAGGATCTCGATCAGCGCGCCCGCGTCGTATTCGGAAGCCCAAAGGTCGACTGCATGGCCGAGGGCATCGACAAGGATCACGACGTTGCGCTGTTCATCGGCTATCACGCGGCCGCAGGCGGGCCAGGAGTCATCGCACACACCTATTCTTCGCTCTTCAACGAGGTCCGCGTGAACGGAAAGCCGGTCTCAGAAGCAGACGTGAACGCGCTGCAGGCCGCTGCGGTGGGCGTGCCCGTCGCGCTGCTCACCGGCGACGACGTGATCTGCGCCGACATCTCGACCTCGCTGCCCGGTATCGAGACGGTGACCGTGAAGGAGGCGCACGGCTACAACGCGGCGGATTCCGTCTCCCCCACCGAATCGCGCCGCCTCATCCACGACGCGGCCAAGCGGGCGGTCGAGGGTGCGAGCTCGCTGAAGCTCGCGCCGGTGCCCGAGGTCATCGAGGTTGAGATCGACATGCCGAACATCCCCTCCGCCGAGCTCGCGCAGATGATCCCAACTGCTGAGCGGACTGCAATCCGCACGATCAAGCTGAGCGCGCAGTCGCCGCGCGAGGCAGTGAACTTCATCACCGCGTGCTACCAGTTCGCTGCGGCGTCACTGCGCGGCATGTTGCCGCTCATCAACCGCTAG
- a CDS encoding ABC transporter permease, with amino-acid sequence MPAISASPIADTDTPQPQKRESFLARKPWAAYLLRRGGYFVVSMFVLVTVAFLLMQLIPGDPARVSAGENASPEAVEARRVELGLDKPVFVQYLSFWKGLFTGDLGESISSRMPVIDVIMQRAPATLEIAWSAVAIALVVAICLGLTFGALTHGDRRPGVDIGFNSVTAVIALIPEFLAGILLVYFFAVTLDLLPVAGRGDFASYILPVTALAFGPAAALTRIVRAETLTVLQQDYVRTARARRMSPVRLYGKHVLPNLLTSTLTISGMALGGMIAGTVIVESIFAWPGLGSVIVQSIQEKDYPLVQAIIIFYGAVVLLINLAIDMALILLDPRTALDKS; translated from the coding sequence ATGCCAGCAATTTCTGCGAGTCCAATAGCGGACACTGATACACCACAACCGCAGAAGCGAGAATCGTTCCTGGCCCGCAAACCCTGGGCCGCGTATCTCCTGCGCCGCGGCGGCTACTTCGTCGTATCGATGTTCGTGCTTGTCACTGTCGCATTCTTGCTGATGCAGCTCATCCCGGGGGATCCCGCTCGTGTGTCCGCCGGTGAAAACGCCTCGCCTGAGGCTGTTGAAGCGCGTCGGGTTGAGCTCGGTCTCGACAAGCCGGTGTTCGTCCAGTACCTCTCGTTCTGGAAGGGCCTCTTCACGGGCGACCTCGGCGAGTCGATCAGCTCGCGCATGCCTGTGATCGACGTCATTATGCAGCGGGCGCCAGCTACCCTCGAGATCGCGTGGTCGGCAGTCGCGATTGCGCTTGTCGTCGCGATTTGCCTGGGGCTCACGTTTGGCGCGCTCACGCACGGAGATCGCCGACCCGGTGTCGACATCGGCTTCAATTCGGTCACCGCAGTGATTGCACTCATCCCCGAGTTTCTCGCGGGCATCCTGCTCGTCTACTTTTTCGCGGTAACGCTCGATTTGCTGCCTGTCGCGGGACGCGGCGATTTCGCCTCGTATATCTTGCCGGTGACTGCTCTCGCCTTTGGGCCGGCTGCCGCGCTCACCCGGATCGTCCGCGCTGAGACGCTGACAGTGCTGCAGCAGGATTACGTTCGTACGGCTCGCGCCCGCAGGATGTCACCAGTTCGCCTGTACGGAAAACACGTGCTCCCGAACCTGTTGACCTCGACACTCACAATCTCGGGTATGGCGCTCGGAGGCATGATCGCCGGAACCGTGATCGTTGAGAGCATCTTCGCTTGGCCGGGTCTCGGCAGCGTCATCGTGCAGTCCATTCAGGAAAAGGACTACCCGCTTGTGCAGGCGATCATCATCTTCTACGGAGCGGTTGTGCTGCTCATCAACCTTGCTATTGACATGGCGCTGATCCTGCTCGATCCGCGTACCGCATTGGACAAATCATGA
- a CDS encoding dipeptide/oligopeptide/nickel ABC transporter permease/ATP-binding protein, which yields MTTSQRFLHTLRTPVGVAASIAFLALAFLAIFAPIIWGQQASVTNTSLISQPPSPEHVFGTDGSGRDILLRTLVATRLSVVMALTATAIGIVCGVVLGLLPLILGGTPGRWIVAGINIGVAFPGLLLAIAFSVILGQSAAAASLAIAIAMMPNYGRFVHNLAASVWGRDYVSAALVLGVPKRQIVFRHVLPNIRDPLLVNATLTAGGTLLAFAGLSFLGLGVQVPQFDWGRMLNEGISRIFVTPAAALVPGVAIILAGLTFVLLGEVLSRTLNTGARRTLSARVLRKLKRVRLRAAEDAKQDHATIDTGEASENVLSVRGLKVFAPGSDAELRPLVDGVSFDIGRGEIVGVVGESGSGKSLTLMSIAGLLEAPLHVTARSASFDGEDLVLSEDGHPRSLDHHFGTKLAMVFQDPMSSLNPALHVGTQVAESGQLHLDMTRAEAKATAVARLEDVRIPDAERRYSQYPHEYSGGMRQRAMIAAGLMGKPSLILADEPTTALDVTVQAGILKLLGQINEEDGTAIMFVSHDIAVVTSLCTRVLVMYRGRLVEDISADELRAGNAAHPYTQALMATVPTMSSPRGEAMASIPDDADFTGTSPIGVIEAVLPPTEAIRLIDFEGAAK from the coding sequence ATGACGACATCCCAACGATTCCTGCATACGCTGCGGACACCCGTCGGCGTAGCCGCAAGCATCGCGTTTCTCGCGCTCGCCTTTCTCGCGATCTTCGCGCCGATCATCTGGGGTCAACAGGCCTCTGTGACGAACACGAGCCTGATCTCGCAGCCTCCGAGCCCGGAGCACGTCTTCGGAACTGACGGGAGCGGCCGCGACATCTTGCTTCGCACGCTCGTCGCAACTCGGCTGTCGGTCGTAATGGCGCTCACCGCCACAGCAATTGGCATCGTCTGCGGCGTCGTCCTCGGACTGCTGCCGCTCATACTCGGCGGAACGCCAGGTCGGTGGATTGTGGCTGGCATCAATATTGGTGTCGCGTTTCCCGGCCTGCTGCTCGCAATCGCGTTCTCTGTCATCCTGGGTCAGAGCGCCGCGGCCGCGAGCCTCGCGATCGCGATCGCGATGATGCCGAACTATGGCCGCTTTGTGCACAACCTTGCGGCGTCTGTGTGGGGCCGCGACTACGTGTCCGCTGCGCTCGTGCTCGGCGTGCCCAAGCGTCAGATCGTCTTCAGGCACGTGCTCCCAAACATCCGCGATCCGCTGCTCGTGAACGCGACGCTCACTGCAGGCGGAACGCTGCTCGCGTTCGCCGGCCTGTCGTTCCTTGGGCTCGGCGTGCAGGTGCCGCAGTTCGACTGGGGTCGGATGCTGAACGAGGGCATTAGCCGGATCTTCGTCACGCCGGCGGCCGCACTTGTTCCTGGCGTCGCGATCATCCTCGCCGGTCTCACATTTGTGCTCCTCGGCGAAGTGCTGAGCCGCACGCTCAACACGGGTGCGAGGCGTACGCTGTCTGCTCGGGTGCTTCGGAAGCTGAAGCGTGTCAGGCTGCGCGCGGCGGAAGACGCGAAACAGGATCACGCCACCATCGACACTGGCGAGGCAAGCGAGAACGTCCTTTCGGTTCGCGGGCTCAAGGTGTTTGCGCCCGGAAGTGACGCCGAACTGCGCCCGCTCGTCGACGGAGTCTCGTTTGATATCGGCCGCGGCGAGATCGTCGGTGTCGTCGGTGAGTCGGGCTCGGGAAAGAGCCTCACGCTCATGTCGATTGCTGGCCTCTTGGAAGCGCCACTGCATGTCACGGCGCGCTCTGCAAGCTTCGACGGTGAAGATTTGGTGTTGAGCGAAGACGGCCATCCGCGCTCGCTCGACCACCACTTCGGCACCAAGCTCGCGATGGTCTTCCAAGACCCGATGTCGTCCCTGAATCCCGCTCTGCACGTGGGAACGCAGGTTGCCGAGAGCGGCCAGCTGCACCTCGACATGACGCGCGCCGAGGCGAAGGCTACGGCTGTCGCGAGGCTTGAGGACGTCAGGATCCCTGATGCGGAGCGCCGTTACTCGCAGTACCCACACGAGTACTCGGGCGGTATGAGACAGCGCGCGATGATCGCAGCGGGTCTCATGGGTAAGCCGTCGCTGATCCTCGCCGATGAGCCAACAACCGCACTGGATGTGACGGTGCAGGCTGGCATCCTCAAACTGCTGGGGCAGATCAATGAGGAGGACGGCACGGCGATCATGTTTGTCTCGCACGACATCGCTGTGGTGACGTCGCTCTGCACGCGCGTACTCGTCATGTACCGGGGCCGGCTCGTTGAAGACATTAGTGCAGACGAGCTACGGGCCGGGAACGCGGCGCACCCGTACACGCAGGCCCTGATGGCGACGGTACCGACAATGAGTAGCCCGCGTGGCGAAGCGATGGCGTCGATTCCTGATGATGCTGACTTCACGGGGACGTCCCCGATTGGGGTTATCGAGGCGGTTCTCCCGCCGACCGAGGCCATTCGTCTGATCGACTTCGAAGGAGCAGCAAAGTGA